A genomic window from Yarrowia lipolytica chromosome 1D, complete sequence includes:
- a CDS encoding uncharacterized protein (Compare to YALI0D10483g, no similarity) — protein sequence MPRKRPRNVLKREVVPLDQDPEDFSNRKKSKFTKKKGKFAKDNYNDSHDDDTPKSFKRMMARQERTAQSQEEERGRKKQKKELYPTNKHISHENSELQMKPGESWADFSRRVDEALPNAKPRKSENAKELTRLDKKNIQKQKNRVLQNEMDYKKADEAAEEGDGMDEKRLKNDLFFPKKQRDKSPDPWAVLEKKNKKAKFGEVADAPPVLNLPRKLLPNVPKASGDNARRLILEAERQKVIDEYRKISRKDDPTYNVDFSNATVE from the coding sequence ATGCCCCGAAAACGACCGAGAAACGTGCTCAAACGAGAGGTGGTACCGCTGGACCAGGACCCCGAGGACTTCTCTAACcgaaagaagagcaagttcaccaagaagaaggggaaGTTCGCCAAGGACAACTACAACGACAGTCACGATGACGATACCCCCAAGAGCTTCAAGCGAATGATGGCCCGCCAGGAGCGAACTGCCCAGAgccaggaggaggagagggGCCGAAAGAAGCAAAAGAAGGAACTGTACCCTACCAACAAACACATTTCGCATGAGAACTCCGAGCTGCAAATGAAACCCGGTGAGTCGTGGGCGGACTTCTCTCGAAGAGTTGACGAAGCGCTGCCCAATGCGAAGCCCCGCAAGTCGGAAaacgccaaggagctcacACGGCttgacaagaagaacattcagaagcagaagaaccGGGTTCTGCAGAACGAGATGGactacaagaaggccgatGAGGCTGCAGAGGAGGGAGACGGGATGGATGAGAAACGGCTCAAGAACGACCTGTTCTTCCCCAAGAAGCAGAGAGATAAGTCGCCCGATCCTTGGGCCGTGCTagaaaagaagaacaagaaggccaagtTTGGAGAGGTGGCTGACGCTCCCCCTGTGCTGAATCTGCCTCGAAAGCTGCTTCCTAACGTCCCCAAGGCTTCCGGAGACAACGCCCGGCGTCTCATTCTCGAGGCCGAGCGACAAAAGGTTATTGACGAGTACCGAAAGATTTCTCGAAAGGATGATCCCACCTATAACGTGGACTTTTCCAACGCCACTGTGGAGTGA
- a CDS encoding uncharacterized protein (Compare to YALI0D10505g, similar to Saccharomyces cerevisiae NOC3 (YLR002C); ancestral locus Anc_5.222, similar to uniprot|Q07896 Saccharomyces cerevisiae Chromosome XII reading frame ORF YLR002C) produces the protein MVKRSRDVAKFEKRAKARQEQDSKLAQSWQYIKDSDNEEDEDYGPRSFKEEESLGEMLPVRGEDGQIKRVMRKKGDKISKRKLEEQAERQRQEEEEEAAREAAEAAAAEQAAKEAAEKEEEDDIGDSDFEEEDEVTGEARFRKAQAEIAELADQLNEDAEENIHCLRKIRELMGRKQSFRVVQLTILSLVPIFQSIIPGYKIRPLTEAEKREKVSKEVKRLRNFETSLLQNYKAYLDYISKFSKKARGSTEGTMKRILGDSCVVAACELLKTSAYFNFRSDLVAIVVNRVGQKPYDANYFKALSTIESLFEDDFEGSAVKEIVMSLSKMIRAKKYRIDESLLNSLLKLRLLTELDARASQRHVESQQAPTAKVRKKDRVHLTKKQRKTLKEKKEIDEEMLKAEMAVSTEEREKIQGETLKIVFVLYFNILKERPQHLMAATLEGLAKFSHLINADFFGDLLEVLRELITERQIRYTDDGKQEFLETSTREALLCIVTAFVLLGGQVGESMNLDLTFFINHFYSSLYALGLNPDIELSHKSLRLDDPNTNESASNKRSKINVATEMEMVVRSFEGIFLQQKHVSRLRVQAFAKRLATICLQLPEKSCMAGLKILDRLNKKFTVMTALYSSDDRITNGVYRMDVDQPDHANPEASTIWETVLLEKHFSPDIAKAAKLVPRNVKKNKH, from the coding sequence atggTGAAACGATCGCGAGACGTGGCCAAGTTTGAAAAGCGGGCCAAGGCTcggcaggagcaggacaGCAAGCTTGCGCAATCATGGCAGTACATCAAAGACTCTgacaacgaggaggatgaggactATGGACCTCGATCTttcaaggaggaagaaTCTCTCGGTGAAATGCTGCCTGTGCGAGGCGAAGACGGCCAGATCAAGCGGGTGATGCGCAAGAAGGGCGACAAAATCAGCAAGCgaaagctggaggagcaagCTGAGAGACAGCGacaggaggaagaggaggaggcagctcgagaggcagcagaggcagcagcagcagaacaggcagccaaggaggccgccgagaaggaagaggaggacgacatTGGCGATTCTGAtttcgaggaggaagacgaggtcACTGGAGAGGCCCGATTTCGAAAGGCCCAGGCCGAGATTGCAGAACTGGCCGACCAGCTCAACGAGGACGCCGAGGAGAACATTCACTGTCTGCGCAAGATTCGGGAGCTCATGGGTCGAAAGCAGTCATTCCGGGTGGTACAACTGACGATTCTGTCGCTGGTTCCTATTTTCCAGTCGATCATTCCTGGTTACAAAATCAGACCCTTAACCGAGGCCGAAAAGCGAGAAAAGGTGTCTAAGGAGGTCAAGAGACTACGAAACTTCGAGAcgtcgctgctgcagaaCTACAAGGCGTATCTAGACTACATTAGCAAGTTTTCCAAGAAGGCCCGAGGCTCCACTGAAGGCACCATGAAACGAATTTTGGGAGACTCGTGCGTGGTGGCAGCCTGCGAACTTCTCAAGACGTCTGCGTACTTCAACTTCAGATCTGACCTCGTGGCGATTGTGGTGAACCGTGTGGGACAGAAGCCCTACGACGCCAACTACTTCAAGGCGTTGTCCACCATCGAGTCTCTGTTTGAGGACGACTTCGAGGGTTCTGCTgtgaaggagattgtcatGTCCTTGTCCAAGATGATCCGTGCAAAGAAGTATAGAATTGACGAGTCGTTGCTCAACTCACTGCTTAAACTGCGGTTGCTGACAGAGCTCGACGCCAGAGCTTCCCAGAGACACGTGGAGTCTCAACAAGCACCGACAGCCAAGGTGCGAAAGAAGGACCGAGTGCACCTGACCAAGAAGCAGCGAAAAAcgctcaaggagaagaaggagatcgacgaggagatgctAAAGGCAGAGATGGCGGTATCGACCGAGGAGCGAGAGAAGATCCAGGGAGAGACGCTCAAAATCGTCTTTGTTCTGTACTTtaacattctcaaggaacGACCACAGCATCTCATGGCAGCCACTCTGGAGGGTCTGGCCAAATTTTCGCATCTCATCAACGCCGACTTCTTTGGcgatctgctggaggtgCTACGGGAGCTCATCACCGAGCGTCAAATCCGATACACCGACGACGGAAAGCAAGAGTTCTTGGAAACCTCTACCCGAGAGGCTCTTCTGTGTATTGTCACTGCATTCGTGCTGCTTGGAGGCCAGGTGGGCGAGTCCATGAACCTCGATCTGaccttcttcatcaaccACTTCTACTCGTCACTCTACGCTCTGGGTCTCAACCCCGACATTGAGCTGTCACACAAGTCTCTTCGTCTTGATGATCCCAACACCAACGAGTCCGCCAGCAATAAGCGGTCCAAAATCAACGTGGCCacagagatggagatggtggtgaggTCGTTCGAGGGTATTTTCTTGCAGCAGAAGCACGTGTCTCGGCTGCGAGTCCAGGCTTTTGCGAAGAGACTGGCTACCATCTGTCTCCAGCTACCCGAAAAGTCGTGCATGGCCGGTCTCAAGATTCTCGACCGGCTCAATAAGAAGTTCACCGTTATGACCGCTCTGTACTCGTCCGACGACCGAATCACCAACGGAGTGTACCGAATGGACGTGGACCAACCCGACCATGCCAACCCCGAAGCATCTACCATCTGGGAGACAGTGTTGCTGGAGAAACACTTCTCGCCAgacattgccaaggccgcCAAACTGGTGCCCCGAaacgtcaagaagaacaagcaTTAG